The Platichthys flesus chromosome 17, fPlaFle2.1, whole genome shotgun sequence DNA window TGACGACATGTTGAAGAGTCAGCAGAGGAAGGTCCGCCACATGATCGAACAGGTCTGTATGCAaggtgcacacagacacacacagacacacacaatgcaagCGATGTCTATTtcgcccacaaacacacacaggaagccaTTAATGAGGATATTAGATTTAGAGGAGGCGGACACAAAGAGCCTTATTGATTGGAGGGAGTGGAGCCGAGCGGATATGTGTGGTGGGACTAAACATTAAGTGATGCTGCGTCTGCGCCTGTTGGACGAGGCGGTTTCTCCAGAGTACCTCATtttgtctgttgtgtctgtgattcAGCTGCAGAACTCTCGGACCGTCATCCAGGAGAGAGATCGAGTCATCAGGGacctggaggagaaggtggcTTTCCTGGAAGCTGAGGTCTGGAGCCGGCAATATCCCTGCGTTCATTAAATAATCTAGAAATAAATCCACTAAAGGGTCGTTCCCACTTAGACATCTTTACTGTCACTGAGCCTCAGTATTGACTGTGTCTCGTAGAGCTTATTCCCTTGTGCTATAGACGtctgttgttttcaaaaagcttTCCCAGAAGCACCAGTGAGCGACACTGTGCTGTTACCTCATCGTGATATACACAAGCACAAATCAAATATGGGTTATGCACTGTTTACTTATTTTTGGtgaatcccttttttttatattttggccTGTTTGATCATGTATTCATATGTATTCATTAGACACAGATAAGCCTTCGGGGCTGAAACCCACACAGGATGGGAATGTCAGAAAGCACTGAGCGGCAGATTAAaactttgtttgatttgttcttTTCGTGCAAATCGttgaaaaataggaaaatataGAATAATAGAAGTCTTATCCTTTAAACTTTAACCTTGACACTTTGCCAAATACGTTGAAGgctaaaattaatttaaaacccCCCATTACACACTTTAATGTATATTACCCTGTTCTCATTGCAGAACAGAGAAATGCATGACCACATGGAGTATTTCCTGGCCGGCCAGAACCCTCCTCCCCTGACGCCCACTGAGAACAAGCCAGAGATCGTCTACAGGTGACCTGAGAAGATCTCTGTCTCTACTGCTCATGCTTTCATTACATGTCCGAGTGCACCTCATAACATGAACTTTTTATTTGTCATCCCCCTCTGTGCAGTAAAACCCTCACACCAACATCACCGAACAACAAACCCATGCCATTCATCAAGGTCATTGAGATCAAGTCCTGAATGAAGGGTCCACTAAAGGAATGATTGGaagtaaaaactaaaatgtatatatatatatatatatatatattcaaccaCCTTCCAGTACACAAAACAAGGTTTGCATGgatataaaaaaagattaaacagATCTCAGGTTGACGAAGGAAGAGCTTCCTCAGAGTCAAACTGAATCCAAACAGGTTAAGTATGAATTCGACCTGGGATCCAAACACAGGAGAAACCTtaaacaggagcaggagcaggagcaggagcaggagcaggagcagagctgaACTTCTGAACTTTTACTGCACATAGACGCACGTCTGAGCAGCGTGTTCCGTGTCAGAGTCTTCAGGAGTCAGTGGCAGCTGCAGGAGTTCGTAAAGTTTCCCTGTGTTGTCAAGTTTTCAACCTTAACTTCTCTCGCACCAAGATTCTTATTTACGATGTTTCAACAGGTCAGTGTAAAGGGTGGGTTTAGATTATTACTTTATTctaacattattattgttatcagtTGTTGTATTGTTCATGTctctgttacacacatgtacaaataGTCAGGTTGTGTTGAATCTTCTCAGCACTTCTTCGTCCAAGGCCTCGTCGACCACGTTCCTCAGCGTCGGGGTTCAGGGTCACGTTCCTCAGTGCTTTGCACCACGTTGCCAATGAGCAGACATGCACTTGGTCGTGATTTACGTTTTACTCACTCTCAGGTGAGACAAGAGgaaattaatcattttatttttgacatCTTTATTATACTTAGAAAAGAGTTAGCAGAGGCTACATGTAGAGACAGCAGGGAGTTGATGTTACAACTTTAATTCTGATCTTTGCTGCCAAGTGCTGCCTCAGCAGCTGTTTGATCCTGTTTGTGCTAAAaggtttatttaattattattattaataatattattaacaaCAATAACTGATCTTACCTGTTGACACAGTATGGACCTTGTTTCTCTGTAAAATACTTTATGCTGTAGTAGAGAATGAGCATTTTTATAAACCAAATAACCTTTCACTGTGAACCTTGTAGATAGATACACTTTAGTTCCGACTGTGTTTTATTGTAGATGTTGTtcgtttttatttaaatataataaatggcCTGGTTTATCAAAACTCATCTGTGAAGTTTTCCTTGTATCCATAACATTCTACTGCCACCTAGTGGAGATATTAAGGACTGTGAATGTAAAGAAGTGTATttaagatgttttgttttttttatctcaaaccACAAAGTAAACAACctcacataaatacaaaaatcacACAGTATCAATTAAATACCCGTCCATATATATATCTTACATgtccaaaaacacaacaaatggtACATTCATTTTTTACAGTTGGGCTGttgatgaaaaatacaaatacaaatgaatCCAGGTGATTTGTATTTTCTACAAAAGTGACAATGAAAATCTTGCCATGTGAGCTACAATCATGTTTGTCctctgcacacactcatcagttccaaaataaaagacttTGGTGTAACGCGTGCATCATCACAATGAGAGGAAGTAAATCTTGTGACTGCAAGATTTGAACAATTGTTTGACTTGACATATTTTTctgaaaaaagtatttttgtcgTTCAGACCTCATTGTAGGATTGTGGGGAAGCTTTGAAAATACCACAGCTCACTTTTAAAACTAAAGTTAGAGTCTGTTCCCAGTACTTGCTTCCCAGTAGGCTGTGTCACCATTGAGCTCACACACCACACCAGCGTGTCTCACAACGTGCTCTCCAGCGTGTTGTAATTGTCTTTGAAGCTTTTGAGCTCCAGGAAGTGTTTGGGCCTCTTGCTGCGCTGGCCGGTGGAGGGCAGGTAGGTGACCTGGATGGTGGAGGGGGTGCTGCGAACGGGAGACCCCGTCAGGTCCTTGGCTGCCGACTGGTGATGCTGGTCCAGACTGGTGGTGCTGGAATAGGCCTTCACCCTGtgggcagagagagacacacataggAATGTTAACTCTGGAAAATGGATACGACAGCCTGGAGctaactttttaaatgtaagaaATCCCATCataagatacatttaaaaaatcttcACAATTTAACTAAAACCCCCTTTATGTTAGGATAAACGACTTGATGACATTTGACAACAAAATCCTATCACTTGAATTTTCACACAAGTTAAAACCCTGGAGGTAATAGCCTGCAGCACGCCTTGCCCTGTCAGTGAGCGCAGTGGAGACCCAACATATGTTAAAACAACCTAAACAATATCAAGTCTGAAGCGGCACTCACACATCCGTGAGTTCGTCAAGAGCCTGCTGGTATTCCAGAAACTCGGCTTCCCCAAACACCTGGAACGCAGAGGGGAGGTCAAATCAGTAAAATGTTACAACAGCTAATGAAATAACTTGAAGGTGGCATGTTATGTTTTGCTATTTTACATGTGGTTCACCAAGAATCCAATTTAATAAGTGTAGGGGCGTAGATGCCCATTATAAAGGGAAGTTATGCTGGAATGTGCACAAACTTTCTGCAAAAAATCCCTTAATGCATTTAATAGATAGAACAATTAGCTTTGTTCAACTCAAATAGATGATACGCGTCTGTAACCTCAGGTCACGACTCACTGCTGAGTAAAATACGTCTATTACCCGGACTTCAGTTAAAGATTAACAAGTGAGAACCGGTCCCAAAAAAAACCTGGACACACCCCAGTTCCGTGGCGAGCGCTGTCGTAGCCCTCGAGCAGGCGGTCGATCAGCGCGCTGTGGCTGCTCTTTATCAGAGAGTGGGAGTTGCGCAGCTCCAGCAGCCAGCTCCTGAAGTTGCGTCCTGTAAACGCACTGGGACTGCGGCTTATCTCCTGCAGAGGAATTCCTGAGAAAATCCAGACAGGAAGGAACAAGAAGAGAAGGTTAGAAATTGCGATATATCATTTCGacaaaaggaagaggagaaagtacAGGTTTGAGATTGTTATTGAAGAAAGGTGATTTGAAACTGCAAGAGGACATGAGAGATGTGGATTTTAATGAGTGAGTGTGAGAATGATCTAATCAGCTGCAAGCATCAATAGGTTTGAACAGGTTTACCTGAGTCACGGATGGCATCCAGCGCTTTCATTCTGAACAGGTAGTTGTAGCAGCCTGTGAAATCgaaaaaaaacaggtttttgGGGGCTTTTGTTACACAAAATGGACAATATTCAAACGCAGAGAGGTTTAATACGTGAAGATGAGATATGACTCACTGATCTGTAATCCCTGCTTCAGTCTGTCATCTTCTTCCGACAGGAGACGAGGCTCGAAGCAGATCTCCTGCACTTTGGAGAGCCTGGAGTCGATCTTCTCCTTCAGACCCTGTAGATCAGTTTaatcacaataaacacacacacacacacacacactcgtgatCTGTGGCATCAGCAGTGGATGATGTGTAGTTGACAGCACAGGGAGGACACCCGCTTTACCTTGGGTGCGTTGTGGCCGATGGGTGCGTGGGGTCCCCGCCGGGATCTCATTGCAAACCGCATGATTTGCCTCTTGAcgaagataaacaacaacacaaacacctgtaGACACACAATGACAGCACAGGGTGATTAGGGTAACGCCGTTGCATGAGCGCTTAGCAGCTAGCAGCCAGTACCCAGCATCTTACCAGACTTCCATAGGCCATGACCAAAACGACATTAACCCCCGAGAGAGGGGCCGACTCGGCCATGTTGGCTGTCAGTGTGTTCACTTCATCCACAGGTCGATGAGCTCGCTAGCAAACACGCTCAACGCTGTGCTGCTCGGTTAGCCTCGTAGCTAACAGTCGGTTCATTTTAATAATACACTTCCTGTAGCGCAGAAGAGACGCTGTTGTTCCCACCGCAGCTTTGAGAGGATTGTCttaaacagataaataactACGCGGTGACTGGACTAATGTTCCTGTTCACGCTCGTCGACATCTTGCGTGAAATTACGCAGTTTAGCTTGTGCTAGCTCCGAGAGTAACGACAGTTGCAGCTCATTTACGACGGTCCACATTACCGTAATAACAGTGCAGGGACCAGTCCTGTCTATCAACCTGCCTGGagtttattttcattctgtGTTGTGCTCCACGGTTGTGGAATATTTCATCTACAATAACCTCTTATCATTTCTATAAATATTCTTGAATTTATACTTTTTACATATTGTACAAAACTGGATATACACAAAGTGAAGGGTCATTTTTATTGAGATGTTTCTTATTGGATATAAAACTGTTGCCTATTGAAACagaactttaaaacaacagttttctATATAATAACTAATTAGAATCAGTGGTAATACATTTTgacattattataataaatatgtttataattcTTATAAATATCTATTACTTTTCATATGTATATCTCTTTTATGTAGCTATGCCATTTTACTTTATAAgtagaataaatatatacatatcaaatatatacatatcaaGCATCCATGTATACCTATATTTGTTTATACACTTGTCTTTATAAAATACAACTACATTTCTCTAGTATTTACACAATTCCTTTATAGAGTCCAGCTCACAGGTATtgttctgtatatatatatatatatatatgattatttttctttccactgtTTGATTGCATCCGTTTTTCTGAATTTCTTTCTCGTGTTTTGTAACAAGCAAGATGAATCTCACGTTGATCACAACATtcatctttttatatatatatatatatatatatatataaatatttcctGTCTGTTGTCCGCCAGCAGCACTGACAGACCCTGGTCGGTGATATAAATGTGTATCAGACCGTGATCACATGTTGTGGCTCCAGTTTCCTCTCAGCGCGGAGTGAACCACGTGACGCGGCTCTCCGTGGTGTCAGAGTGGAGAAGAAACAGGTAAATTCACTGGCTCTCGCTTGTTGTGGCAGCGAGTCGGCGTCGTTGTGTTTCCTCAACTTTAGCGACACCCGCTCGGGGCTCggggttaaataaaaaatcctgtCCTCGGATCCGACTTCGAAGGTCGACGGCGAGGCCACTTGTCGGTCGGTGGTGTAGCGGTGTTAATATTGCGCCGGGTTTCTGGTCAGTATCGCctgattatttatttccaaTGTTAGGGGCCTGCGGGCCTGTTATCAGCCTCGGTGTTTCCCACGTCGAGAGCCCGGGCCGTCGGGTCACACTTGGGCCGCACTGGTTGGGACTAGTGCAGAGAAGCGGTGCAGTTTATAAAGTCGCTGCTGAGCTAACGtggctagctagctaacgtgCCGAAGCTGGTTGGGGAGACGGTAGGTCGCGGAATTAGCATGGCTACCAGCCATTAGCAGATAACTAGCAGTGACATGGGCGTTTTGGGGTTTTGTTCGGTCGGACGCGAGAGCTTCGCTGCTCGCTAGCCGCTGACTAGCTAGTTGACTTGTTGACAACCACGCTTAGTTGGCTAATGCTAACCGCCCAGCGCTACACAGCCAGTTACTTGGTAAGCGGGCTAGCTAGCGGTTCCTATAGTTAGCATCGTAGTCGCCATGAGGTGAGGCGGAAACCCACCAAGACCCGTAAGCTGGTTGTCTTCCCTTCGAGTATTAGCCAATTGGCTAGCGTTTTGGCCATGTGGCTGGCTACTGGTATTCGAGATGCCCGACGGGGCCTGGGTTTTAGCCCGGTTTGTGTGCTAGCCCACACAGGGTTTTACGTAACGTATGCAAGATTAAGGAGTAGCTGAGATCGCTAGGCTAACAGTTTACTGTCGTGAAGAGCGATGAGACTGATTGATTGCAATGTGTTTGTATCCTCGCATCCTCATTTGATGCCAAATTCGGTGTAGATTCATCAATTATCGGCTGTTTGATCAATTTTCGTTTCCCAATATAGGGTGGGAAACAGCACTGGGGCTTGTTTTGATATAGATGATGTTGCATAATATTCTCAAGAggtagaaaataaaagctttactATGCACTTGTGAGGGTGGTGTGCATCAACACCCCAATGAACCGTGGCAGTCTGGCACCGCGGGTCGAACCCTCTTCCGGCTGAGGTTCGAGACATTGGCCCAGATATGGACTGGAAAAGCACCAGACGTCTCGAAATCAAAGCTGCTGATGTCCCGTTGTTATCTCTGAGCACCCCCCACTTGGCAATAAGCTACCAGTCAGTTAGAGGAAGTGGTGTTTCATGTGCactagatgtgtgtgtgtttgatataaATGGGTCACTGCTTCTCTAACGCCTCTCTCACCTTTCTCTCCTTAGGTGTTATTCctttgtaaatactgttatttgtATATACTGTAAATGATGACGTCCATGGGCGGGAACCGAGCCCGGGGCAGCTGGGagcagacacagggacagacacagagCCAGACACAGCACAAGCAGAGACCTCAGGTACCCTCACTCTCAACACCTGTCGTGCTGCCCAGATGCAAGATGATTTTCGTCAAGCATCACTGTTGGCAAATCAggaatattttaatattatttgacTCAAATTGTGCATGGAACAATATCTCGGGCAGTTAACCAATATAACGTATCAGTTACAACCCTATAAAATACTCAGCTGAAAAGATTCTTAGCTTGACTAAAGCTCAGAGTGTGCGACAGGCT harbors:
- the LOC133972554 gene encoding protein C1orf43 homolog, with product MAESAPLSGVNVVLVMAYGSLVFVLLFIFVKRQIMRFAMRSRRGPHAPIGHNAPKGLKEKIDSRLSKVQEICFEPRLLSEEDDRLKQGLQISCYNYLFRMKALDAIRDSGIPLQEISRSPSAFTGRNFRSWLLELRNSHSLIKSSHSALIDRLLEGYDSARHGTGVFGEAEFLEYQQALDELTDVVKAYSSTTSLDQHHQSAAKDLTGSPVRSTPSTIQVTYLPSTGQRSKRPKHFLELKSFKDNYNTLESTL